CGATTACGGAGAGGTACTCAATCCAGCGAAACAATTTGGCCGCTTGTTCGGCCGTGGCATCTTCCATCGCCTTTTCAATCTCGGGCCAGTCGCCATCGGCCTCCGTGAGTGCCTGCTGCACAATCGCGGTGAGAAAACAGGGGTTTGCTTTGCACAGTTGCGTCGCTTCGGCCAAGCGACCTTGCTCGACAAGTTTGCGCAGTTCGCGCGAAATCTCCTCGGGCACGAGGTCCTTGCGGCGAATGCGAAGGATGTTGTCGAACACCAGGTAGACCGCAGTGAGCGATAGCCCGATCAGCACGAGCATGTTCGCAATGCCGACGGGGCCACCTGAGAAGAATATCTGCAAAAAGGTTTTCTTCGGCGGCCTGGCTGACGGCTTCTGCATCAGTTCCGCAGGTGCGCCACCAGCTGGCGCAATCGCCGGCGGCGCGGCCGGGTTGGCTGGCGGCAGCGGCTGCAATTGCTGCGCGGGAGCGTCAGTCGGGCTCAGCAGGATTGCGCCCCACAAGACGAGCAGGGGCAATCGCATGTGCCAACCGGCTGAGGACCAGGCATTCGCTCCGCTATTCACTGGCATTCCTTTTCTATTTCTGAGCCGGAAGCGTGAGCGCCCGGAGAGTTTCCTTACGGTTGCTTCGCTGGAGTCGCCAGTTGTTCCCACCGCTGGCGAGCGGTTGCGGCTGCTGGCAACGAAGCATAGTCGGTCAGTACCTCGCGGTAGAGCGAGGCCGCCTGTTCACGACGCCCCATCTTTTCTAATTGCGAGCCCGCCGCCAAGAGCGCTTCAGCTGCCAAAGCTCGCTGACGACCGTGCAAAATGGGAATTCGCAGGTAAGTCAGGGCCGCCTGTTCAGGCTGATCGTGTCTCGCTAACCCATCGGCGGCAATGAAATAGCCGAGCGGTCGAACCTCCGGCGGCAAGCGTTCGAGCCCCGCCAGCCATTGCGCCGGCTCTTCCGCAGGCGCTGCTACCACGCGCGTGCGCCAAAGTTGAATCACGGCCAGCGTGGCGATTTTCTTGTTCGGGCCACCGGCCAAGGCTTGTAACTTGGCGACCGCCTCCGCGCGCTGGGCACCATTCAGCAGCCAACTGGCACCGAGCAACTGCCGAGCGGGATTGGTCGGGTCCTTTAGCCACTGCGCTGCACGCCCCGGCAAGTTTGAATCATCACTCGACCGCCAGGCCAGCGGCGCAACTTCCCAGCCTAAGGTCTCGGGATCGCTGGCCACCAGTGCAAAGAACTCT
Above is a window of Anatilimnocola aggregata DNA encoding:
- a CDS encoding MotA/TolQ/ExbB proton channel family protein, whose protein sequence is MPVNSGANAWSSAGWHMRLPLLVLWGAILLSPTDAPAQQLQPLPPANPAAPPAIAPAGGAPAELMQKPSARPPKKTFLQIFFSGGPVGIANMLVLIGLSLTAVYLVFDNILRIRRKDLVPEEISRELRKLVEQGRLAEATQLCKANPCFLTAIVQQALTEADGDWPEIEKAMEDATAEQAAKLFRWIEYLSVIGNLAPMVGLLGTVTGMLLAFKEVAETEGKAGAAALADGIYQALVTTVYGLVIAIPALGFFAMFRSWIDELIAEAAYAGLHILAPLKQRQRGTQAPPIAPAPPAPPAPPRAAGGR